The nucleotide window AAGCCCTCTTGAAGCAGGGACTTGGCGTACGCGGCATCGCCCGAAACATTGGCTGTTCACCGTCCACCATCTCATACGAGTTAAGGCGAGGTACACCGACACGGAAGAGCAACAGGGGCCAAGCACCTGGCTATTCTCCGAAACTCGGCGAGGCCATCTACAAGGCTAATCGAAGGGCTTGTGTCAAGCCCCTCAAAGCAGGCTCCTGCAAGACTTTCATTGACTGGGTAGTCAAGCAGATCCGGGAACACAAGTGGTCGCTGGATTCCTGCTGCGGATATGCGAAGCGACAGCGTTTGTACAGTGAAGATCAGATGGTTTGTACCCGCACTCTGTACAACATGGTCTGGGCAGGCTTGCTTCCCATCACGCCGACCGAACTGCCGGAAGCCTTAAAACGCAGCACCCGAAAGGCCAGGGGCAGGGAAAACAAAAAGCACTACGGCACAAGCATTTCCGCCCGTCCTGAGATCGCTTCCCTTCGTATAGAAGGCGGCCACTGGGAGGGCGACACCGTGGTTGGAAAACGAGCTGGGAAAGAGGCAGTTGTACTCTCTCTGCTGGAGAAGAAGACCGAGCACTACATCGCCATTCGTATTCCCGGAAAGACCAGTGATGCGGTGATGTCTGCCATGAAAAGCCTACGCGCTGAGTACGGGGAACGTTTTTCACAGATTTTTAAGACGATTACCGTAGACAACGGCAGCGAGTTCGCCGACTTTGCAGAAGTCGAGGCTTGGGGTTCCCAGATCTACTTTGCCCACCCATACAGCTCTTGGGAACGTCCTCAGAACGAAAGGCATAATGGACTGTTCCGGACCTTCGTTCCAAAGGGAACATCTATTGAGCAGTATACAGACGAGGACATCCTGTCCGCTGCTGATGAGTTAAATGGGCGACCCCGGAAGAAGCTCGGATACCACACGCCAGAGGAACTATTTGAAGCCTTTCTTGATTCCGAATACGCAGCCTGACGGCTGCGACAACCTTGGCACAGACAGCGCCTGCGGCACCATCTGTGTCCAAGGTTAATTGATGGGAACGATTTTGCCTCGGGGTGTTCAATTTGCACTTGCAATTTATGAAAAATCACAAACTTTACAATTGCTGAATTTTTGCGCAAATGTACCTTGAACTTGCCCTTTGCAATAAGTACCGCTGATAACCCAGCAAGCTCTGCCGCCGTTATTCCCATCATGTATACCGTTTAATACTGCGCTCGTCGACGCGGGACAAACGCCAAAGTCCTTGACTTTTTCCCCACCCGGTTGTCTGCCGCATTTTTTATATTCCCAGCAATTTGTTTTCATTGTTTTCCTCCCAGATATAAATATCATATAATTTATATCGGAATAGAATTGATTATCATTACTTTTTTGTAAAAATAATTTGTTGAGGAAGGCTTTCGGGCGTATTGGGCCAAGCCCATTCCTTTGTGGCGGGCGGGATTCGAAATCCTGACGGGCGGGTGATCAGTGGATCGCCCTCTTTTTATAGCGGCCGCCGGTGACATCCGCGACATCGTGCACCGTGATGAAGGCGTTTTCGTCCTTTTCGTGCACGATAGCGCGGAGTTTTGTTATTTCAAGGCGCGTTACGACGGAGAAAATGATGCGGTTTTTCTCTTTAGAAAAGCCGCCCTGCCCTTCCCAGACCGTGACGCCGCGTCCCAAGCGCGCCATGATTGCTTCCGATATTTCCTCTGACTGATCCGAAACGATCATCACCGCTTTCGCCTCATCAACGCCGTCCAGAATAACGTCGATGGCTTTATGCGCAATAAAATAGGCCAGGATGGAATACAGCGCCCTATCCCAGCCCAGGATAAACGCCGCCAATGTGAAAATGACGATATTCATGACCATGACAATCTGACCGACAGATAAAAATGACTTCCTGCTGAGAATGATCGCAATGATCTCCGTCCCGTCCAGCGAACCGCCGCACCGAAGAATGAGGCCGACACCGACGCCCAAAATGATCCCGCCGAAAACAGTGGCCAGCAGAACATCGTGCGTCAGGCTCGGCACGGCGTGAAAAAGCGTGACAAACAGGGAGAAGACCGCTGTTGAAAACAGCGACGAGATAACGAAGGATTTTCCGATTTGCTTATAGCCGATAAATAAAAACGGTATATTCAGGGCAAACGTATAAACGCCAAGCGGAATAACCGTTAAAAAGCTCGCGATGATCGATACGCCAACAATGCCGCCGTCAATAATACTGTTTGGTACAAGAAAAATATCGAGCCCCGCCGCGGCGAAAACAGCACCGACCGCCAGCAAAGCGTATTTTAACAACACATGTAAGAGCTTATTTGCTTCCTTCAAAATGCTTCCTCCCTTTCCTAGTATGACAAATCATACCATAAGCGCGGCCGGCGATGCAAGCGGCGATGCTTCTTGTCCACTTCCCCGACCCTTGACGACGTGGTATAAAACATGGTATATTACCGGTGTTATAATATGGTTTTATCCGGTTGGGCAGGCAGCTGCTTCAAGATTTTAGCTTAATGGGTGGGGAGCTTTTAAGAGCGCCCTGCCTTTTTTCGTCGAGATGGCCCACTAAAGTATAGAAAGAACGTGATTGTGATGC belongs to Oscillospiraceae bacterium CM and includes:
- a CDS encoding YitT family protein, with protein sequence MAVGAVFAAAGLDIFLVPNSIIDGGIVGVSIIASFLTVIPLGVYTFALNIPFLFIGYKQIGKSFVISSLFSTAVFSLFVTLFHAVPSLTHDVLLATVFGGIILGVGVGLILRCGGSLDGTEIIAIILSRKSFLSVGQIVMVMNIVIFTLAAFILGWDRALYSILAYFIAHKAIDVILDGVDEAKAVMIVSDQSEEISEAIMARLGRGVTVWEGQGGFSKEKNRIIFSVVTRLEITKLRAIVHEKDENAFITVHDVADVTGGRYKKRAIH
- a CDS encoding IS30 family transposase — its product is MDNNDSITVSAERKKGQHLSLEDRGAVKALLKQGLGVRGIARNIGCSPSTISYELRRGTPTRKSNRGQAPGYSPKLGEAIYKANRRACVKPLKAGSCKTFIDWVVKQIREHKWSLDSCCGYAKRQRLYSEDQMVCTRTLYNMVWAGLLPITPTELPEALKRSTRKARGRENKKHYGTSISARPEIASLRIEGGHWEGDTVVGKRAGKEAVVLSLLEKKTEHYIAIRIPGKTSDAVMSAMKSLRAEYGERFSQIFKTITVDNGSEFADFAEVEAWGSQIYFAHPYSSWERPQNERHNGLFRTFVPKGTSIEQYTDEDILSAADELNGRPRKKLGYHTPEELFEAFLDSEYAA